A region of the Fusobacterium sp. genome:
CTCCTCTTGTTATAATTATTTCTCCATCATTATTTTGAAAATCTTTAGCCACTTTTACAGCTTCTGTTAAATTAGCGTATTTTTTTATTAAAAATTTATCACTTTCTTCATGTTCTAAGAAGTCTTTATATGGTGCAAGCAAGCATATTCTTTTCATTTTTCCTCCTACAGTGAAATTTACAGCTGCAAAATACAACGTTTTTATAATATATTTTATATTATATCATTATTTTTTATTCTTTATAATATTCTGATTTAAATTTATTCACTACTTTCGGTTATTTTTTATTTTTTTCAATATTATGGCATAAAAATTGCTTTATATATCTATGGCAGATAATAAAATTCAAGGAGGCTTAAAATGGAAAAACAAGGTGTTATAGTAACAAAAAATGATTCTTTAGCTACTGCAACTGTTGATTTAAAAAAAGGAGATATTGCCAAAATGTTTCTGGGGGATGAAGTAATTGAAGTAGTTATGAAAGAAGATGTTAGATTTGGTCACAAATTTGCTATTAAAGACATTAAAAAAGGGGAACATGTTATAAAATACAGTGAAAGTATTGGAACTGCAACTCAAGATATTTCTATAGGGGAACATGTTCATGTCCATAATGTAGAAAGTGATAGAGGAAGAGGAGATAAAAAACATCAATAATAATTTTTTAACATAAATAAAAAATTCAGGAGGAAATTAATATGAAATTTATGGGATACAGAAGAAATGATGGAAAAGTAGGAATAAGAAACTATGTACTTATTTTAGCAACTAGTGTATGCTCTAATAAGTTAGCTGAAGATATTTCTAGAGCAGTTGAAGGAAGTACTCACATCAACAATACTTTTGGATGCTGTCAATTAGGAGGAGACGCAAGACTTACATTAAAAACTATTGTCAATACAGGAATTCATCCCAATGTTGGAGCTGTATTAGTAGTTGGACTTGGTTGTGAAGGAGCTGAGCCTCTAGAAGTATATAATGAAATAAAGAAAACTGGAAAAAAAGTAGAAATGATAACTATACAGGGAGAAGGGGGAACTCTTAAAGCTTTTGCAAAGGGAGTTTCTATTTCTAGAAAATTTGCACAAGAACTTTCATTAGAGAAAAAAGTAGAATGTGATATTTCAGAA
Encoded here:
- a CDS encoding UxaA family hydrolase — encoded protein: MEKQGVIVTKNDSLATATVDLKKGDIAKMFLGDEVIEVVMKEDVRFGHKFAIKDIKKGEHVIKYSESIGTATQDISIGEHVHVHNVESDRGRGDKKHQ